From Acidianus brierleyi:
AATAGATTTCCATTAAATATCCACTAGCACCTGCAGTAGCTTGAGAAGTTCTTGAAGCTATACCTTGAATACTTGAGGCAGCACCGAAATCTTCAGTAGATATCTCTTTCATGTTTACTGTAGATCTACTCGGAGAACCAAAACCAGCTATGAGACTTCTGAGTATGTAAATAAAACTTCCTATAAAATACGGAGAAAACGGAATTAAAATTAATAAAGCACCGCTTAATATTCTAGTCCAAGAAGCTATATTCAATATGCTTATCCATTTAGATAAATTAGATGCAAAGAATGAGCCCAATGCAGTAGCTAAATATGATATGCTATAAATTATTCCTATGTCATAAGATGATATTTTATACATTAATTCAAACCATGCTGAAGCGTAATATTTTCCATTTTCTAGAAGTACTTTAGCGGTATCCAGGTCTTCTAAAGCTTGCTCAATCCATTCCTTATAATCCATTATGAAGATTATTTGGAAAAAGAAGTCATATAGCTTTCTATAGTGTTTCATAAGGTCTTAGATTCTGATTTCGGCAAACGATTTGAAAGTTAGAATAAAACCATTTTATGTCTTACTTTATCAAATTATAAATATATAGATAATAAATATGAATCAGTTATTTTATTTCTAGGTTATAATATTCCTTGAAAGTATATTTAAGGAAAGTAAATATAAGCATAACTACACTAACTAATACGTAAGTCCATCCAACTCCAATAATTTCTATTAAAATGCCCCCCAAAGGGCCGGAAAGTGTAGATAATCCGTTGGCTATTACTCCAATAAATCCAGTAGTCCTTCCCCAATATTCTTTATCTATATATCTTAGTAATGTGGCCGACGTTAATGTTGAATTGACTCCAGAAGAGAATAATATGAGGAAAGTAGGAATTAATGCAAGAAATATATTATTAATAAGGATGTATGATGCCAATGACGCTGATATTATTAGTCTAAATATTATTTGATAAAAGCCTAATTTTCCTTTATTTATTCTTAATGCAAATATCGATCCTACTACTATTCCTATTTCAGCTGATATAAGTAGTGCACTAAAATAAATTGGCCCTTGATGTAAGACGTCTTCAACGTAAAATAATAGTAGTAATCCCTGCATTTCGAAGAATAAATTATCCGTTGTAAGTATTGTAAACTGAGTTAACACTTTACTTCTCCTCACATAGTAAAAC
This genomic window contains:
- a CDS encoding HEPN domain-containing protein encodes the protein MDYKEWIEQALEDLDTAKVLLENGKYYASAWFELMYKISSYDIGIIYSISYLATALGSFFASNLSKWISILNIASWTRILSGALLILIPFSPYFIGSFIYILRSLIAGFGSPSRSTVNMKEISTEDFGAASSIQGIASRTSQATAGASGYLMEIYLPMPLIIGGLLQAISGWVYLRMLRQ